From the genome of Candidatus Electrothrix communis, one region includes:
- the pgeF gene encoding peptidoglycan editing factor PgeF, whose translation MENRSLQDISSPVQAELQPDLLFSTSPLITVPHAMFSRQGGVSASPFTGLNLSFLVGDDPADVLDNREKVKKQLKVQYLASAMQVHGDHVTIVKDITCDREYKGSDALITGQKGVGLLIQQADCQAVLLHDPQRKVIGAVHSGWKGSVANIIAKTVRAMQENFGTSPEDLRAVISPSLGPCCAEFVHYEKELPLPFHQWQVTANYFDFWAISRWQLREAGVRNENIEVIGICTMCNEDFFSYRRASKTEDLRGKPGGTGRNGSVISLSVE comes from the coding sequence ATGGAAAACCGATCCTTGCAGGACATTTCATCACCAGTGCAGGCTGAATTGCAGCCTGACCTGCTGTTCTCCACGTCCCCACTCATTACCGTCCCGCATGCCATGTTCAGTCGCCAGGGAGGAGTCAGTGCCTCGCCTTTTACCGGTCTGAATCTCAGCTTTTTAGTCGGTGACGACCCTGCTGATGTCCTTGATAACAGAGAAAAAGTGAAGAAACAGCTGAAGGTGCAGTACCTGGCCTCCGCAATGCAGGTGCATGGTGATCATGTGACTATTGTTAAAGATATTACCTGCGATCGAGAATATAAAGGGAGCGATGCCCTTATTACCGGGCAAAAGGGGGTGGGCTTGCTTATTCAGCAGGCTGATTGCCAGGCAGTGCTGCTTCATGATCCGCAGCGCAAGGTTATCGGCGCAGTGCATAGCGGCTGGAAAGGCAGTGTCGCCAATATTATTGCCAAAACAGTCAGGGCAATGCAGGAAAACTTCGGTACCTCACCTGAAGATCTTCGGGCGGTGATCAGTCCTTCCTTAGGTCCCTGCTGCGCAGAGTTTGTTCATTATGAAAAAGAACTCCCCCTGCCCTTTCACCAATGGCAGGTGACAGCAAATTATTTTGATTTTTGGGCGATCAGTCGTTGGCAGCTGAGGGAAGCTGGGGTGCGCAATGAAAATATTGAGGTGATAGGGATCTGCACTATGTGTAATGAGGATTTTTTTTCCTACCGCAGGGCGAGTAAAACGGAAGATCTTCGGGGGAAGCCGGGGGGAACTGGTCGGAACGGTTCTGTTATATCGCTGTCGGTAGAATGA
- a CDS encoding DUF3373 family protein, producing the protein MKKAFSILTLAGMIALPAAAMAGGVKAPADISDGKVEELAQQVDQLQEELARKNEIVTENDEKLQAMNENLEDMESKLEDMNELLEERSEAWDLASRFLLTGDFRSRMDYYSATGADYFNPATGALENGREYSSDTLLTNRFRLNMEVKATENMKFKGRLAMYKTWGMESYTRNDMNTWWPQFDGNSTRTPADNALRVDRAYVNWTNIGGAPVWFSIGRRPTTDGVPAQIRLGADKRMATASAQMEYAFDGATLGYAYDWGNDSMGSGRMRFCYGRGFENGVQWDAATYHGSTDIFPLDDTDFAGISWDIMESEDRLLYFQSFIAMNMFMRPNFLDDDFHAIMDQQATNYTEGNLYHTSAVYQATTGDFTYFFSGGWSKTNPGGHGMFNDYATSMVIQADGSMAPNPNWRTNTDSETGFSLYAGLRYDLSNIGLKIGAEYNYGSQYWIAFNPGHDDLYLAKLATRGQVAELYMIYDLPSGEAISKYAKTFVRLGYQHYEYDYTGNDWNTKPYDTDDAAMMTASLGMATESGSVVPVDSADQVYVTLDVFF; encoded by the coding sequence ATGAAAAAAGCATTTTCAATCCTGACACTTGCCGGAATGATAGCTCTGCCTGCCGCTGCAATGGCAGGAGGAGTAAAAGCACCGGCAGATATCTCTGACGGAAAAGTTGAAGAGTTAGCGCAACAGGTCGATCAGCTACAGGAGGAACTTGCCCGAAAAAATGAGATCGTTACTGAAAATGATGAAAAATTGCAGGCCATGAATGAAAATCTTGAAGATATGGAAAGCAAATTGGAGGACATGAACGAACTCCTTGAAGAGCGATCCGAGGCCTGGGATCTTGCGTCACGATTCCTCTTGACCGGTGATTTTCGTTCTCGAATGGATTACTACAGTGCAACAGGTGCTGATTACTTCAATCCTGCAACCGGTGCTCTGGAAAACGGGCGCGAGTACAGCAGCGACACCTTACTGACCAACAGATTTCGCTTAAATATGGAGGTCAAGGCCACTGAAAATATGAAGTTCAAGGGGCGGTTGGCCATGTACAAAACTTGGGGCATGGAAAGCTACACCAGGAACGATATGAATACCTGGTGGCCTCAGTTTGACGGTAATTCAACCCGTACCCCTGCGGATAATGCCCTGCGGGTCGATCGGGCCTATGTTAACTGGACCAATATCGGCGGTGCCCCTGTCTGGTTCTCCATCGGGCGACGACCAACCACGGACGGAGTGCCTGCTCAGATTCGCCTTGGTGCTGATAAACGCATGGCAACGGCTTCGGCTCAGATGGAATATGCCTTTGACGGCGCTACCCTCGGTTATGCCTATGATTGGGGCAACGATTCCATGGGCAGCGGGCGTATGCGTTTCTGCTATGGTCGAGGATTTGAAAACGGCGTTCAGTGGGATGCCGCGACCTATCATGGTTCCACGGATATTTTTCCTCTGGATGACACCGACTTTGCTGGCATCAGTTGGGATATCATGGAATCAGAAGATCGTCTCCTTTATTTCCAATCCTTTATTGCAATGAACATGTTTATGCGTCCGAATTTTCTGGATGATGATTTTCATGCCATAATGGATCAACAGGCAACCAACTATACAGAGGGAAATCTCTACCATACCTCTGCTGTTTATCAGGCAACGACAGGTGACTTCACCTATTTCTTCTCAGGTGGCTGGAGCAAGACCAACCCAGGCGGTCATGGCATGTTTAACGATTATGCCACCTCTATGGTCATTCAGGCTGACGGCAGTATGGCCCCTAATCCAAATTGGCGAACAAACACGGACAGCGAGACCGGATTTTCTCTCTATGCTGGTCTTCGATATGATCTCTCTAATATCGGGTTAAAAATCGGCGCTGAGTATAACTACGGTTCTCAATACTGGATTGCCTTCAATCCCGGACATGACGATCTCTATCTGGCCAAGTTAGCAACCCGAGGTCAGGTTGCGGAACTGTATATGATTTACGATCTTCCTTCTGGAGAGGCGATTTCCAAATACGCCAAGACCTTTGTCCGCTTGGGGTATCAGCATTATGAATACGATTACACTGGCAATGACTGGAATACCAAACCCTATGACACAGATGACGCTGCCATGATGACGGCTTCCCTGGGCATGGCTACAGAGTCCGGTTCCGTGGTACCGGTGGACAGTGCTGATCAGGTATACGTCACTCTGGATGTCTTTTTTTAG
- a CDS encoding radical SAM protein, whose protein sequence is MNFEPKWIAWEITRRCNLNCVHCRSSSELKIADHPDCSLEEAKRMLDDIKSYADPVMVLSGGEPLLRPDVFDIASYGTDLGMRMCLATNGTLVTEEICRNIKESGIKMVSLSLDGSTAEVHDNFRNQSGAFEGTMNAIRLFNEHGIQFLVNSSFTKRNKTEAPKIYELVKKLGATAWYLFMIVPTGRGEDIMEELIPESEYEDILNWHYDMEKEEDAMLVRPTCAPQYYRIVLQRSKAEGEKFKRRSLKFSTGGSKGCLAGQLICLVDVDGNVLPCSYFPKSGGNIREQSFQNIWENSKLFLELRNFKGYKDNCGRCEYVNVCGGCRARSYAMTGDYLAQEPFCTYQPRC, encoded by the coding sequence ATGAATTTTGAACCGAAATGGATCGCCTGGGAGATTACCCGTCGTTGCAACCTCAACTGTGTGCATTGCCGGTCTTCTTCTGAACTCAAAATTGCAGATCATCCTGATTGTTCTCTTGAAGAGGCAAAACGCATGCTGGATGATATCAAATCCTATGCGGATCCGGTCATGGTCCTCTCGGGCGGGGAGCCCCTTTTACGCCCTGATGTTTTTGATATCGCATCCTATGGAACTGATCTCGGTATGCGGATGTGTCTGGCAACCAACGGTACCTTGGTAACCGAAGAAATATGCCGCAATATCAAAGAATCCGGCATTAAAATGGTTTCCCTGAGCCTGGATGGTTCCACTGCTGAAGTACATGATAATTTTCGTAACCAATCCGGAGCCTTTGAAGGGACCATGAATGCTATTCGGCTCTTTAACGAACACGGGATTCAATTTCTTGTTAACTCTTCCTTCACCAAAAGGAACAAGACCGAAGCACCGAAAATTTATGAGTTGGTCAAGAAACTAGGTGCCACGGCTTGGTACCTCTTCATGATTGTTCCCACCGGGCGCGGTGAGGATATCATGGAAGAGTTGATTCCAGAATCGGAATACGAGGATATCCTGAACTGGCATTATGATATGGAAAAAGAAGAAGACGCGATGCTTGTGCGCCCGACTTGTGCGCCCCAGTATTACAGGATCGTGCTTCAGCGTTCTAAGGCCGAGGGCGAAAAATTCAAACGTCGCTCCTTAAAGTTTTCCACTGGCGGCTCCAAGGGATGTCTGGCAGGTCAGCTGATCTGTCTTGTCGATGTTGACGGCAATGTGCTGCCGTGCAGTTATTTCCCAAAGTCTGGCGGTAATATTCGCGAGCAGTCTTTTCAGAATATTTGGGAAAACTCAAAGCTTTTTCTGGAACTCCGCAATTTTAAAGGGTATAAAGATAACTGCGGACGTTGCGAGTACGTCAATGTCTGCGGCGGCTGTCGGGCTCGGTCCTATGCTATGACCGGTGATTATCTGGCCCAGGAACCCTTTTGTACCTACCAGCCCCGATGCTGA
- the hemE gene encoding uroporphyrinogen decarboxylase → MNDTFLKACRGEKTEYTPVWFMRQAGRYLPEYQAVRSKLTFLELCKRPEICTEVTLQPIDIFGFDAAILFSDILIAMEAMGLELEFHEGRGPVFPNPVRSQAAVDRLIVPDPDETMPFVMETIKLLRNDLKVPLIGFSGAPFTLATYLIEGGSSKVFLETKKMAFQEPEMYHALLQKITECTSLYLQAQARAGAQALQIFDSWAGIWAPHDYARFALPYVQSIIADLRKMTDVPIIYFANNGSTLINHTKTAGADVLGLDWRINIGEAAKMVGDHALQGNLDPVALFLPQKELEQQIKTILDDAKDAKGHIFNLGHGILPQTEPDKARIAVEAIHRFSAR, encoded by the coding sequence ATGAACGATACCTTTCTGAAGGCCTGTCGCGGCGAAAAAACCGAATATACCCCGGTCTGGTTCATGCGCCAGGCAGGACGCTATCTCCCCGAATACCAGGCTGTTCGCAGTAAACTGACTTTTCTGGAACTGTGTAAAAGGCCGGAGATCTGCACCGAGGTCACCCTCCAGCCTATTGATATTTTCGGCTTTGATGCAGCAATTCTGTTTTCCGACATCCTTATTGCTATGGAGGCGATGGGTCTGGAGTTGGAATTCCATGAGGGACGAGGACCGGTCTTTCCAAACCCGGTTCGTTCCCAAGCTGCTGTGGACCGTCTGATCGTTCCTGACCCGGATGAGACCATGCCCTTTGTCATGGAGACCATCAAGCTGCTGCGCAACGACCTGAAAGTGCCGTTGATCGGTTTTTCTGGAGCGCCCTTTACTCTGGCAACCTATCTGATTGAGGGTGGATCATCCAAGGTCTTTCTGGAAACAAAAAAGATGGCTTTCCAGGAACCAGAAATGTATCATGCCCTGCTGCAAAAGATCACTGAATGTACCAGCCTCTATCTCCAGGCTCAGGCCAGGGCCGGTGCCCAAGCGCTGCAAATTTTTGATTCCTGGGCAGGGATCTGGGCCCCGCATGATTATGCACGCTTTGCTCTGCCCTATGTGCAGTCCATTATTGCTGATTTGCGTAAGATGACGGATGTTCCTATCATCTATTTTGCCAATAACGGCTCCACCCTGATTAACCACACCAAAACCGCTGGCGCTGATGTGCTCGGCTTGGATTGGCGCATTAATATCGGTGAGGCCGCCAAAATGGTAGGCGACCATGCCCTGCAGGGGAACCTTGATCCGGTGGCTCTCTTTCTTCCGCAAAAGGAACTGGAACAGCAGATCAAAACAATCCTTGACGATGCCAAGGATGCCAAGGGGCATATATTTAACTTAGGGCACGGCATTCTTCCGCAAACTGAACCGGACAAAGCTAGGATCGCTGTTGAGGCCATCCATCGTTTCAGTGCGCGATAA
- a CDS encoding HDIG domain-containing protein: protein MQLSGIPGIDTCIALMDKYAMLPNIRRHSLLVARIAELLAQRLHEGVPAGQAPDQNFCVNGALLHDIAKTPCLKDGCDHAATGADICRRHEYPEIAEIVAGHVILQDFSPEKYQQGFFQAQDIVYYADKRVRHDAIVSLGERLEYILENYGGNDERVQEGIRKNFSKCEQLEGFLFHFFDFTPEQLCSKVEQYASQSSLTGLSLDASSPGQQGD from the coding sequence ATGCAGCTTTCGGGTATTCCGGGGATTGACACCTGCATTGCCCTGATGGATAAGTATGCGATGCTGCCGAATATCCGTCGCCACTCTTTGCTTGTCGCCCGGATTGCCGAGCTGCTTGCGCAGCGTCTCCATGAGGGGGTACCGGCAGGGCAGGCACCTGATCAAAATTTCTGCGTGAACGGGGCCTTGTTGCATGATATTGCCAAAACGCCCTGCCTGAAGGACGGCTGCGATCATGCTGCGACCGGTGCTGATATCTGCCGACGACATGAATACCCTGAGATAGCCGAGATTGTAGCCGGTCATGTGATTCTCCAGGATTTTTCTCCGGAAAAATATCAGCAAGGATTTTTTCAGGCCCAAGATATCGTCTACTATGCCGATAAACGGGTTCGACATGATGCCATTGTTAGCTTGGGTGAACGGCTGGAGTATATTCTGGAGAATTACGGTGGAAACGATGAACGTGTCCAGGAGGGTATACGGAAAAACTTCAGTAAGTGCGAGCAATTGGAAGGTTTCCTGTTTCATTTTTTTGATTTTACTCCTGAACAATTATGCAGCAAGGTCGAACAATATGCCAGCCAAAGCTCCTTGACCGGACTATCTCTTGATGCCTCCTCGCCCGGACAGCAAGGAGACTGA
- a CDS encoding ribonuclease Z gives MEIFFLGVGETCDTAHGNSSSILTTSNGTKILLDCGFTVPHQYFRIVEDPTRLDYVWISHFHGDHYLGLPLLFLRLWQMGRTKPLSIVGQKGIEEQVMNLLEMAYPTFSKKIGFSFDFHVISPRATAHIAGMEWSTALTQHTQYNLGLLLKDGNKKLYYSGDGRANTRVRRLIPGCDFVIHESFNMVDTYPYHGSITSTLKLADEMDIGQVALVHLEHSLRRNEIDTIKRIVQDRPNTLLPVAGDRLSF, from the coding sequence GTGGAAATATTTTTTCTCGGTGTCGGAGAGACCTGTGACACAGCGCATGGCAACAGCTCTTCTATATTGACAACAAGTAACGGTACCAAGATTTTACTGGATTGTGGTTTCACGGTACCGCACCAATATTTTCGTATTGTTGAAGATCCGACCCGTCTGGATTATGTCTGGATCTCTCATTTTCACGGAGATCATTATCTCGGCCTTCCTCTGTTGTTTCTGCGTCTCTGGCAAATGGGCCGCACCAAACCTCTTTCCATTGTCGGCCAAAAAGGCATTGAAGAACAGGTTATGAATTTGCTGGAAATGGCCTACCCTACCTTCAGTAAAAAAATTGGTTTCTCCTTTGATTTTCATGTCATTTCTCCAAGGGCAACTGCTCATATAGCCGGGATGGAATGGTCGACCGCATTAACCCAGCATACTCAGTACAATCTTGGTCTGCTGCTCAAAGACGGGAATAAAAAACTCTATTACAGCGGTGACGGACGGGCTAACACCCGGGTGCGAAGGTTAATTCCAGGCTGTGATTTTGTTATCCACGAATCATTTAATATGGTTGATACCTATCCCTATCATGGTTCTATCACCAGTACCTTGAAATTGGCCGATGAGATGGATATCGGACAGGTCGCCTTAGTTCATCTGGAACATAGTCTGCGAAGAAACGAGATTGACACCATAAAACGAATTGTGCAGGACAGGCCCAATACCCTGCTGCCGGTCGCTGGTGACCGCCTGAGTTTCTAG
- a CDS encoding OmpA family protein, translating to MTSRSIQAVTVLLFSLIILSMLPLAATAGGRKPQRKIKPVLRFDAKVEAPPKYIRMADNFFVFYDPSTAMTVPYKNTGMTRLEMSQQILLKSNAAMPDLRWQTGLYPHWKNVMWLPASPGSFQPYYALQNYDKQKFAVALGELPVISSGPPMLQMSLMKLEYLLGLPGRTEVFLFTNGEDARFQGIDEPSPLVQAEMLARNYDVCFTVISSATTPEADKRLHKIAEVNDCSQVVDFDTVVAHPEYLFGRLYMTPDGLFENLLFAFDKTHIRKKYRKTLDRLGNYLLENPTHYAVLSGFCDIIGPENYNMRLSQRRAESAQKYLLNHFPALTKERILLYWYGYGHPVASNKTAAGRRLNRRTTIMIRKGF from the coding sequence ATGACATCCAGAAGCATACAGGCAGTAACAGTACTCCTTTTCTCTTTGATTATCCTCTCAATGCTCCCGCTAGCGGCGACAGCTGGAGGCCGAAAGCCGCAACGAAAAATAAAGCCTGTTCTCCGATTCGATGCAAAGGTTGAAGCGCCACCCAAGTACATCAGGATGGCAGACAACTTTTTTGTTTTTTATGATCCTTCCACAGCCATGACGGTGCCTTATAAGAATACCGGCATGACCCGATTGGAGATGTCTCAGCAAATCCTGCTCAAGAGTAATGCTGCCATGCCGGACCTGCGCTGGCAAACCGGTCTTTATCCTCATTGGAAGAATGTGATGTGGCTTCCAGCCTCGCCAGGCAGTTTTCAGCCCTACTATGCCTTACAGAATTATGATAAGCAAAAATTTGCCGTCGCACTGGGTGAACTGCCGGTGATCAGTTCCGGCCCACCTATGCTGCAAATGTCCCTGATGAAGCTGGAGTACCTCTTGGGGCTTCCTGGTCGTACGGAAGTTTTTCTTTTTACCAATGGCGAGGATGCCCGTTTTCAAGGCATTGATGAACCGTCCCCCTTGGTCCAGGCTGAAATGCTGGCCCGGAATTACGATGTTTGCTTCACCGTCATCAGTAGTGCAACCACTCCGGAGGCGGACAAACGGCTTCATAAAATCGCCGAGGTCAACGACTGCTCCCAGGTGGTTGATTTTGATACGGTTGTTGCGCACCCGGAATATCTCTTCGGACGTTTGTACATGACACCGGACGGACTTTTTGAAAACCTTCTGTTCGCCTTTGACAAGACGCATATCCGCAAAAAATATCGGAAGACCCTGGATAGATTGGGGAATTATCTCCTGGAAAACCCAACGCATTATGCTGTGCTCTCTGGTTTTTGTGATATTATCGGGCCAGAAAATTACAATATGCGTTTATCCCAGCGGAGGGCAGAGAGTGCGCAGAAATACCTGCTGAATCATTTCCCGGCTCTTACCAAGGAACGCATTCTCCTTTATTGGTACGGATATGGGCATCCGGTAGCCTCCAATAAGACCGCAGCCGGTCGGCGGTTGAATCGTCGGACCACCATTATGATCCGTAAGGGTTTCTGA
- a CDS encoding amidohydrolase encodes MKADFLLTDICLPNPSEGAGNVIDVPLKVNCCIAVQGENICKIGPVSEFKDIEAKTVINGHGQLALPGLINGHCHAAMTLFRGLADDLSLADWLNNHIFPAEAKHVTPDMLYWCSKLAAAEMILSGTTTVADGYFHEHHAAKAFADVGLRAVAAQGVIDFPAPGVPDPQEKINHAAEFLSQWRDHPLVSPAVFAHSPYTCSSETLVAAKELARSEKTLFFIHVAETEQEADMIQGNPGDSPVRHLHKLGVLDSETVCIHAIWLDEQDLDILAETGAAIVVCPQSNLKLASGTAPLQGMLARGIRVGIGTDGAASNNSLDLVREMDVCAKLHKLRDLDPVAVPASKVISMATRDGASVLGLQENVGQLEVGKKADIILVNLDVPHLQPMHGSDLLVYAAQGSDVQTVLINGALVMQDRKILSFDLQETLEQIRRLADQVKKNL; translated from the coding sequence ATGAAAGCTGATTTTCTCCTCACCGACATCTGTCTGCCTAACCCATCTGAGGGTGCCGGGAACGTCATTGATGTGCCGCTCAAAGTCAACTGCTGTATAGCTGTTCAGGGAGAAAATATTTGCAAAATTGGACCGGTAAGCGAGTTTAAAGATATTGAGGCAAAAACGGTCATCAACGGCCACGGTCAACTGGCCCTGCCCGGTCTGATTAACGGCCATTGTCATGCAGCCATGACCCTCTTTCGCGGATTGGCTGATGACCTCAGCCTTGCGGATTGGCTCAATAATCACATATTCCCTGCCGAGGCCAAGCACGTAACACCGGATATGCTCTATTGGTGCAGCAAACTGGCTGCCGCCGAGATGATCCTGTCCGGGACCACGACGGTGGCAGACGGCTATTTCCACGAACATCATGCTGCCAAAGCCTTTGCCGATGTAGGCTTGCGGGCAGTTGCAGCCCAAGGGGTCATTGATTTCCCTGCTCCCGGTGTTCCTGATCCTCAAGAAAAGATTAACCATGCCGCTGAATTCCTTTCTCAGTGGCGGGATCACCCCCTTGTCTCCCCGGCGGTCTTTGCCCATTCTCCCTACACCTGCTCCTCAGAAACCTTGGTAGCGGCAAAAGAACTTGCCCGCTCGGAAAAAACGCTGTTCTTTATCCATGTAGCTGAGACTGAACAAGAAGCTGATATGATACAGGGTAATCCGGGGGATTCACCTGTTCGTCATCTCCATAAATTAGGTGTCCTTGACTCCGAGACCGTTTGTATTCATGCTATCTGGCTTGACGAGCAGGATCTGGACATTTTGGCAGAAACCGGGGCAGCTATTGTGGTTTGCCCTCAGAGTAATCTCAAGCTGGCCTCTGGAACAGCGCCGCTTCAGGGGATGCTTGCACGCGGTATTCGAGTGGGCATTGGCACAGACGGAGCTGCAAGCAATAATAGCCTGGATCTGGTTCGAGAAATGGATGTCTGTGCCAAGCTGCATAAACTGCGGGACCTTGATCCTGTGGCGGTTCCGGCAAGCAAGGTTATCAGTATGGCGACCAGGGACGGTGCTTCCGTGCTTGGTCTACAAGAAAACGTTGGTCAACTGGAGGTGGGGAAAAAGGCGGATATCATTCTCGTTAATCTCGATGTACCTCATCTTCAACCTATGCATGGCTCGGATCTCCTGGTTTATGCCGCCCAAGGGTCGGACGTCCAAACGGTGTTGATTAACGGGGCATTGGTGATGCAGGATCGCAAAATCCTCAGCTTTGATCTGCAAGAAACCCTGGAGCAGATCCGTCGATTGGCTGATCAGGTAAAGAAAAATTTGTGA
- a CDS encoding alginate export family protein, which translates to MKSAQENSLKNNLYRPFCYPAATFVLLSFTAAGATEQGDAKHTTNVFLEVRERIKHQENFNDKFYGTDPKLGDAADTYLLSRIRLGLTHQFTEQSSGKISLQDSRAIDWAFDDADWRNSGFGGIVNNPQNDPLELGETWLHYQTNGLTVRAGRQLIGYGNGRVFAATNWKNSGKWVWDAVRAGYKTGEHWIDAFYGESMLHDPDAFSLDHRHGYSGGGVYGHLQAIDFLVVEPMLGSKKNDSSDNYQEKNFLYYGARMVLELNGFSADTTYVQQTGGITANNGKQADADAYGYNLDLQYRFNPQWAVGTTYSYATGDDASTPDNERFDVVYGASVKSYGLINLMTWSNLVAYRSLVNFRPKKNIEIQIEYHQFYADEIDDKWRSYKNGLDAKSDHYGNEIDLVAKWKLNPSWKFRAGASVFLPGDAIKEAVDREQAFLTDDTAYLAIFQVTYTFSKGLQ; encoded by the coding sequence ATGAAATCAGCGCAGGAAAACAGCCTGAAGAACAATCTTTACCGACCATTCTGCTACCCTGCGGCCACGTTTGTTCTGCTCAGCTTCACAGCAGCCGGGGCAACAGAACAAGGGGATGCCAAGCACACAACAAATGTCTTCCTTGAAGTTCGGGAACGGATCAAACATCAGGAGAACTTTAACGACAAGTTCTACGGCACCGATCCGAAGCTCGGTGATGCTGCGGATACCTACCTGCTTAGCCGGATACGTCTGGGCCTGACCCACCAGTTTACAGAACAATCTTCGGGAAAAATCAGTTTACAGGATAGTCGAGCCATTGATTGGGCCTTTGATGATGCTGATTGGAGAAACAGCGGATTCGGCGGGATCGTCAATAACCCGCAGAATGATCCGCTGGAACTGGGTGAAACCTGGCTGCACTATCAAACCAACGGCTTGACGGTCCGCGCAGGCCGCCAACTTATTGGATATGGCAATGGCAGGGTCTTTGCTGCAACCAACTGGAAGAACTCCGGCAAATGGGTCTGGGATGCTGTCCGGGCAGGATACAAGACTGGTGAGCACTGGATTGATGCCTTTTATGGAGAATCCATGCTCCACGATCCAGATGCTTTCAGCCTGGACCATCGACATGGTTATAGCGGGGGCGGCGTGTACGGGCATCTACAGGCGATAGATTTTCTCGTTGTAGAGCCCATGTTGGGAAGCAAAAAAAACGACAGCAGCGATAATTACCAAGAAAAAAATTTCCTGTACTACGGCGCACGAATGGTGCTGGAGCTCAACGGGTTCAGTGCTGACACCACCTATGTGCAGCAGACTGGAGGAATCACGGCAAACAACGGAAAGCAAGCAGATGCCGATGCCTATGGGTATAACCTTGACCTGCAATACCGATTTAACCCGCAATGGGCAGTCGGCACCACCTACAGCTATGCCACCGGAGACGATGCCTCCACCCCGGATAACGAACGCTTTGATGTAGTCTACGGTGCATCAGTCAAGTCTTACGGCCTGATCAATCTCATGACCTGGTCCAACCTGGTGGCTTACCGATCCTTGGTTAATTTCCGACCGAAAAAAAATATTGAAATACAGATCGAATATCACCAGTTTTATGCTGATGAGATTGATGATAAATGGCGTTCGTACAAAAACGGTTTAGATGCAAAGAGCGACCATTACGGTAACGAGATTGACCTGGTGGCAAAATGGAAACTGAATCCCAGTTGGAAATTCAGGGCTGGGGCCTCTGTCTTTCTGCCGGGCGATGCCATCAAAGAAGCTGTAGACCGTGAGCAGGCATTCCTGACTGATGACACTGCCTATTTAGCAATCTTTCAGGTAACGTATACGTTCAGCAAGGGACTGCAATGA
- a CDS encoding TOBE domain-containing protein encodes MPGAVNDEVTIELSGGNTVTSIITSASVKQLGLTVGEPVSAIIKASDVLLAVP; translated from the coding sequence ATCCCCGGTGCAGTCAACGATGAGGTCACCATAGAACTCTCCGGCGGCAACACCGTCACCTCGATTATCACCTCGGCCAGCGTCAAACAACTGGGCTTGACCGTTGGCGAACCTGTTTCGGCAATCATCAAGGCCTCAGATGTGCTGCTGGCTGTACCCTGA
- the modA gene encoding molybdate ABC transporter substrate-binding protein: MKLNALLIVLVLHFFTVAASAETVYLAAAASMTDALKEIITGFAASHPAAQVQPNFASSGSLAKQIEQGAPGDLYISANPKWMRYLVEQQLIAPGTDRIFAYNKLVFAGEKRSAPLTLNKLAGLERIALGSPRSVPAGQYAKQALEHAGVYALLAQQRKLVMAKDVRQALLYADRGEVGGAFVYQTDALLARNAEILFTVPDDLYDRVAYPLGLTLAGAKNTSAKALYEYMSSPEAKAVLKKYGFEVEK, translated from the coding sequence ATGAAACTAAACGCTCTTCTTATTGTTCTTGTTTTGCATTTTTTTACGGTTGCCGCTTCAGCAGAGACCGTTTATCTTGCTGCTGCCGCCAGCATGACCGATGCCCTGAAGGAGATTATCACCGGGTTTGCTGCGAGCCATCCTGCTGCACAGGTCCAGCCCAATTTTGCCTCTTCCGGCAGCCTGGCAAAACAGATTGAGCAGGGAGCGCCGGGCGATCTCTATATTTCCGCCAATCCCAAATGGATGCGCTATCTGGTGGAGCAGCAACTCATTGCTCCGGGCACAGACCGCATTTTCGCCTATAATAAGCTGGTCTTTGCTGGCGAAAAACGCTCGGCACCCCTGACCCTAAACAAACTTGCCGGACTTGAGCGCATTGCCCTGGGTAGCCCCCGAAGCGTCCCGGCGGGTCAATACGCCAAACAGGCCTTGGAGCATGCCGGGGTGTATGCTTTGCTGGCGCAACAAAGGAAGCTGGTCATGGCCAAGGATGTGCGTCAGGCACTCCTCTATGCGGATCGGGGCGAAGTAGGCGGGGCCTTTGTCTATCAGACCGATGCCCTGCTGGCCCGCAATGCGGAGATTCTGTTCACAGTGCCGGATGATTTGTATGATCGGGTGGCCTATCCCCTGGGCCTGACCCTTGCCGGAGCAAAAAACACCTCAGCCAAGGCCTTGTATGAGTATATGAGCAGCCCCGAGGCCAAGGCCGTCTTAAAGAAATACGGATTTGAGGTGGAAAAATAG